The following coding sequences lie in one Silvanigrella aquatica genomic window:
- a CDS encoding DsrE/DsrF/TusD sulfur relay family protein: MSTKKKLTFVLMDPPFESARSTTALRLIGIAVNKGIDVNVFAYEGAVSLAFAGQKPHSNPVHGRSVEEEDHPTTKDWIAAIYEQAKISGSKIDWVQCGFCVDERGAGEYAPEMRRNGPTELLKFIENSDNVLVIPTR, from the coding sequence ATGTCGACCAAGAAAAAATTAACTTTTGTGTTAATGGATCCTCCCTTTGAAAGTGCGCGCAGCACAACAGCTTTGCGTCTAATAGGTATTGCCGTTAATAAAGGAATTGATGTTAATGTCTTTGCCTATGAGGGCGCTGTTTCCTTAGCCTTTGCGGGTCAAAAACCCCATTCCAATCCTGTGCATGGCCGTAGCGTTGAAGAGGAAGATCACCCCACAACAAAAGACTGGATAGCCGCAATTTATGAGCAGGCAAAAATCTCAGGTTCTAAAATAGATTGGGTTCAGTGCGGCTTTTGCGTCGATGAACGGGGTGCTGGTGAATATGCTCCCGAAATGCGTCGCAATGGCCCCACTGAGCTGCTTAAATTTATAGAAAACTCAGATAATGTTTTAGTCATTCCCACCCGGTGA
- a CDS encoding CPBP family intramembrane glutamic endopeptidase, with protein sequence MLGAEVLLFLIGISSLSIWLFSKVEISVTIAIIFSFITFFLGYISYPSLLLIILFSFSCYYYTSVKNNFLKFALLLVIATFITVVILKIIPESKSIPIFQGVTFSPLSKPFWMSIEIEKSVCGIILTAFLIKKSKKLSDWFQTIKEFPLPLITLLLFLLTPALLSHFVKINYKIPSDTYLFIINNLLLTCVAEEAFFRGFLQKNLFDFLSKNLKMKKGADIFAIVLTSVAFGLNHVQGGILYAIFAFFSGIWYGYVYQKSFKIESAILIHFGFNLVHFIFFTYPSYIGHK encoded by the coding sequence ATGCTTGGAGCGGAAGTTTTATTGTTCCTCATTGGAATTTCTTCCCTTTCTATTTGGTTGTTTAGTAAAGTAGAAATTTCTGTTACCATTGCAATTATTTTTTCATTTATAACATTTTTTTTAGGATATATTTCTTATCCTTCCTTACTCTTAATTATTTTATTTTCTTTTTCATGTTACTATTATACGTCTGTAAAAAATAATTTTTTAAAATTTGCATTATTATTGGTAATTGCTACTTTTATAACGGTTGTAATTTTAAAAATAATTCCAGAGTCAAAATCCATCCCTATTTTTCAAGGCGTCACATTTAGCCCCTTGTCAAAACCATTTTGGATGTCAATTGAAATTGAAAAATCCGTTTGTGGAATTATATTAACCGCATTTTTAATAAAAAAGTCAAAAAAGTTAAGTGATTGGTTTCAAACTATAAAAGAATTTCCACTGCCCTTAATTACTTTACTCTTATTTTTACTCACTCCCGCATTGCTGTCTCATTTTGTAAAAATTAATTATAAAATTCCTAGTGATACATATCTTTTTATTATTAATAATTTACTTTTAACCTGTGTTGCTGAAGAAGCTTTTTTTAGAGGCTTTTTACAAAAAAATCTATTCGATTTTCTCAGTAAAAATTTAAAAATGAAAAAAGGGGCAGATATTTTTGCCATAGTATTGACCTCTGTAGCCTTTGGTTTAAATCATGTACAGGGAGGTATTTTATACGCTATTTTTGCATTTTTTTCAGGAATTTGGTATGGATATGTTTATCAAAAATCATTTAAAATTGAATCTGCAATATTAATTCATTTTGGCTTTAATCTGGTTCACTTTATTTTCTTTACTTATCCTTCTTATATCGGACATAAATAA
- a CDS encoding PilZ domain-containing protein, with translation MKFLAVSQDNDLVNSICSEFKQQGYDIFKSLSLKEARDLCKKEKPDVIVADHIQSDGNFFDFYDALKSDSGKETPPVAILLADPQSTLTPEVTIAMSCWALFKKPFQIKSLYYSVEDAVFSRKEGYTKRLDERIDLTSRLNLKLPDSQRVISTFSTNISFGGFFAALTDNFPEVGGIVEFRLMFSATEALEGKGRVAWVRKEAKVGEQMGCGIQFTEGREKYVQFLVPLINETRTRQIELAAFKIEDLNDILSQSVRAAKEKISKTVTEIYLLPHEEKISILCRSPQILSVFTLLIYELVHPMRDIKGSNCMIAINASKKKNVDIIFTCIPSGASLFIESLIEDKIQPILKSHNAKIQFEFNSISSTVIVTLDCADQNAKK, from the coding sequence GTGAAATTTCTTGCTGTGAGTCAAGATAATGATCTCGTTAATTCAATTTGTTCTGAATTTAAGCAACAAGGTTATGATATTTTTAAGTCACTTTCTTTGAAAGAAGCCCGTGATTTGTGCAAAAAAGAAAAACCCGATGTTATTGTAGCCGACCACATTCAATCTGATGGCAATTTTTTTGATTTTTATGATGCTTTGAAGAGCGATTCAGGTAAAGAAACGCCTCCTGTTGCCATATTGCTTGCCGATCCTCAAAGCACTTTAACTCCTGAAGTGACTATTGCGATGAGCTGCTGGGCTCTTTTTAAAAAACCTTTTCAGATAAAATCCTTATATTATTCAGTGGAAGATGCTGTTTTTTCTAGGAAAGAGGGCTATACCAAGCGTTTGGACGAGCGTATCGATCTGACGTCGCGATTAAATCTCAAATTGCCAGATTCTCAAAGAGTGATCTCTACTTTTTCAACTAATATCAGCTTTGGCGGCTTTTTTGCGGCTTTAACCGATAATTTTCCTGAAGTGGGTGGTATTGTTGAATTTCGTCTGATGTTTTCAGCAACAGAGGCCTTGGAAGGGAAAGGGCGTGTTGCTTGGGTTCGGAAGGAAGCAAAAGTGGGAGAGCAAATGGGATGTGGTATTCAATTTACGGAAGGACGTGAAAAATATGTTCAGTTTTTAGTGCCCTTAATTAATGAAACGAGAACGCGTCAAATTGAGCTTGCTGCTTTTAAAATTGAGGATTTAAATGATATTTTAAGTCAATCTGTGCGAGCTGCTAAAGAAAAAATATCAAAAACGGTTACTGAAATTTATTTGTTACCTCATGAAGAAAAAATATCAATTTTATGTCGCAGTCCACAAATATTAAGTGTCTTTACTTTGCTTATTTATGAATTAGTTCATCCTATGCGGGATATCAAAGGTTCAAATTGCATGATTGCAATTAATGCGAGTAAAAAGAAAAATGTAGATATTATTTTTACTTGTATTCCAAGTGGGGCTTCTCTTTTTATAGAATCTTTAATTGAAGATAAAATTCAACCTATTTTAAAATCTCATAATGCTAAAATTCAGTTTGAATTCAATTCAATAAGTTCTACAGTGATAGTTACTTTAGACTGTGCTGATCAAAATGCGAAAAAATAA
- a CDS encoding CTP synthase — protein sequence MQHNDSKAPKRFSQHPVKYIFVTGGVVSSIGKGLAAASIGALLETRGLRVSMTKMDPYINVDPGTMSPFQHGEVFVTDDGAETDLDLGHYQRFTKANLAKRNSFTSGQVYDTVISKERRGDYLGGTVQVIPHITDQIKANIITASEGADVSIVEIGGTIGDIESLPFLEAIRQFRNDVGKENSIFIHVTLVPYIRAAGELKTKPTQHSVKELRSIGIQPDILICRADQPMAPDVRMKISTFCNLPKESVFEALDADSIYKMPIIYHEQRLDSRIVELLGIWTAQPNLDEWNRIIECIERPKHDLKIAVVGKYMGTRDSYKSVYEALTHAGIANESQVNIVGIDSEQLNASNAKEMLSCYDAILVPGGFGDRGVLGKMAAIQYARENDVPFFGICLGMQLACLEYARNALGLVDATSEEFDANAKNKIIHLMESQYGVRKKGGSMRLGAYDCIVRRNTKAFDSYHADRVSERHRHRYEFNPEFRNRFEESGFIVSGESPDGTLVEMMELENHIWFLGCQAHPELKSRPIAPHPLFRDFIAAALVNSKRKEGV from the coding sequence ATGCAACATAATGATAGTAAGGCCCCTAAGCGGTTCTCTCAACACCCTGTAAAATATATATTCGTTACCGGCGGAGTCGTCTCCAGTATAGGTAAAGGGCTTGCCGCAGCAAGCATTGGAGCCCTACTTGAGACACGTGGGTTACGTGTCTCAATGACGAAAATGGATCCTTACATTAACGTTGACCCTGGTACAATGTCCCCTTTCCAACATGGCGAAGTTTTTGTAACCGATGATGGCGCTGAAACAGATTTGGATTTGGGTCATTATCAACGTTTTACCAAAGCGAATCTTGCGAAACGCAATAGTTTTACCTCGGGACAAGTGTACGATACCGTCATTAGCAAAGAACGCCGTGGCGATTATTTGGGCGGAACAGTACAAGTGATTCCGCATATTACGGATCAAATCAAAGCAAACATCATCACTGCGTCTGAAGGGGCTGATGTTTCCATCGTAGAAATTGGCGGTACCATTGGCGATATCGAGAGTCTACCATTTCTCGAAGCAATTCGCCAGTTTCGCAACGATGTTGGAAAAGAAAATTCTATTTTTATCCATGTTACCCTTGTCCCTTATATTCGGGCAGCGGGGGAATTAAAAACAAAACCAACGCAACATTCCGTAAAAGAGCTGCGCTCCATTGGGATTCAGCCCGACATTTTAATTTGCCGTGCCGATCAGCCTATGGCTCCTGATGTGCGTATGAAAATTTCAACATTCTGTAATTTACCGAAAGAAAGTGTTTTTGAAGCACTTGATGCGGATAGTATTTATAAAATGCCTATTATTTATCATGAGCAAAGGCTCGATTCCCGCATTGTGGAATTGCTTGGCATTTGGACAGCACAACCGAATTTAGATGAATGGAATCGAATTATTGAATGTATTGAGCGTCCGAAACACGATCTTAAAATTGCTGTTGTGGGCAAATATATGGGAACAAGGGACTCTTACAAATCTGTGTACGAAGCGCTCACTCATGCGGGCATAGCGAACGAATCACAAGTGAACATAGTTGGTATCGATTCTGAACAATTAAACGCTTCTAACGCAAAGGAAATGCTTTCTTGCTATGATGCTATTCTTGTTCCAGGTGGTTTTGGCGATCGTGGTGTTTTAGGTAAAATGGCCGCTATCCAATATGCTCGTGAAAATGATGTTCCATTTTTTGGTATTTGCTTAGGAATGCAGCTGGCGTGTCTCGAATACGCGCGCAATGCGCTTGGTCTTGTCGATGCCACTTCGGAAGAGTTCGATGCCAATGCAAAAAATAAAATCATTCATTTGATGGAAAGTCAGTATGGTGTGCGTAAAAAAGGCGGTAGCATGCGCCTTGGTGCTTACGATTGCATTGTGCGTCGTAATACAAAAGCATTTGATTCATATCATGCTGACCGTGTGAGCGAGCGTCATCGTCATCGCTATGAGTTTAATCCGGAATTTAGAAATCGTTTTGAAGAATCGGGTTTTATCGTTTCTGGGGAAAGCCCCGACGGTACGCTTGTTGAAATGATGGAATTAGAAAATCATATTTGGTTCTTAGGCTGTCAAGCCCATCCTGAATTGAAGAGTCGCCCTATTGCGCCGCATCCTCTTTTTAGAGATTTTATTGCAGCCGCATTGGTCAATTCAAAAAGAAAAGAGGGAGTTTAA
- a CDS encoding dienelactone hydrolase family protein, whose product MDKDLSSQSNQMNRRDFVYKTVAAAGFALAVLPIAHSAIMTDTEGIEAKDVKIPVGKLKIPAYQAMPKGTGPFPVLMISHEIFGLHEFIRDLCRRFAKLGFFAIAPDLYYRQGDVTKIKEIPDIIAKVVSKVTNEQVNGDLDATVKYLGSTKRANLDKITMTGFCWGGKATWLYAAHNPKIKSAIAWYGPLVPGPQQGNQKAPQMPIDIAATLKVPVLGLYGGKDTYITKEHVEQMEEVLDKGSSGSKIILYPDADHGFFADYRPTYNKDASDDALKQMLDWIKSH is encoded by the coding sequence ATGGATAAAGACTTAAGTTCACAGAGCAATCAAATGAATCGAAGAGACTTTGTTTATAAAACTGTTGCCGCTGCCGGATTCGCATTGGCTGTGTTACCTATTGCTCACTCAGCAATTATGACCGATACCGAAGGAATTGAAGCGAAAGATGTGAAAATTCCTGTTGGAAAATTAAAAATTCCAGCTTATCAAGCCATGCCTAAAGGAACAGGACCGTTTCCAGTTTTAATGATCAGCCATGAGATTTTTGGTTTGCATGAATTTATTCGAGATCTTTGCAGACGCTTTGCCAAACTTGGTTTTTTTGCCATTGCCCCCGATCTTTATTATCGCCAAGGTGATGTGACTAAAATAAAAGAAATTCCAGATATTATAGCTAAGGTTGTTTCTAAAGTAACTAACGAGCAAGTTAATGGGGATCTCGATGCCACTGTAAAATATTTAGGATCAACAAAACGTGCCAATTTAGATAAAATAACTATGACAGGTTTTTGTTGGGGTGGTAAAGCAACTTGGCTTTATGCCGCACATAATCCTAAAATCAAATCGGCCATTGCGTGGTACGGTCCTCTCGTTCCAGGACCACAACAAGGAAATCAAAAAGCACCTCAAATGCCTATTGATATTGCGGCAACTTTAAAGGTTCCTGTTCTTGGATTATATGGTGGAAAAGATACTTATATTACCAAAGAACATGTGGAACAAATGGAAGAAGTATTAGATAAAGGCAGCAGTGGTTCTAAAATCATACTTTATCCCGATGCGGATCACGGTTTTTTTGCAGATTACAGACCTACTTATAATAAAGATGCCTCCGATGATGCTCTCAAACAAATGCTTGATTGGATTAAAAGCCACTAA
- the dtd gene encoding D-aminoacyl-tRNA deacylase, protein MLENLFLRCVVQRAKHAEVLIEGNSQGKMDQGLVILLGIGFKEIQADISEENVPHVLKQFIPSMEKLAEKLVSLRIFEDSEGKMNLSVKDFGGGIYIISQFTLFGDCRKGNRPSFTMSAKPLLAKPIYEKFLDILNLKYEKSLVYSGVFAADMKVSFCNDGPVTLVFDSGIKGIM, encoded by the coding sequence ATGTTAGAAAATTTATTTCTACGCTGTGTCGTGCAACGAGCAAAGCATGCCGAAGTTTTAATTGAAGGGAATTCCCAAGGAAAAATGGATCAGGGTCTTGTTATTTTACTTGGCATAGGATTTAAAGAAATACAGGCCGATATTTCTGAAGAAAATGTTCCTCATGTTTTAAAACAATTTATTCCCTCCATGGAAAAATTAGCTGAAAAACTTGTTTCTTTACGGATTTTTGAAGACAGTGAAGGTAAAATGAACCTGTCTGTAAAAGACTTTGGAGGCGGCATATATATCATTAGTCAATTCACTCTTTTTGGTGACTGTCGCAAAGGAAATCGTCCCAGTTTTACCATGTCCGCCAAACCACTTTTGGCAAAACCCATATATGAAAAATTTTTAGATATACTCAATTTAAAATATGAAAAATCTTTGGTTTATAGCGGTGTGTTTGCAGCAGATATGAAAGTATCCTTTTGCAACGATGGACCTGTTACATTGGTTTTTGATTCAGGAATAAAGGGGATTATGTGA
- a CDS encoding asparagine synthetase B family protein — MCGYAGIIYTPSSVYSLNSNFKEKFYSNAAKLKHRGNEPMRKVELENILLTHFRLSFLDVKSNIQPMLSKNKKWVIVFNGEIYNHNIIRKKITAEQGYQFATKTDTETLLEGFLNYGLEIKKYIEGEYSIVICSTDASEMIAMRDPFGVKPLFLALEDVPTNAFTVAKESYVFKTKSIQFASEMKGLVIDKKWDREGFLRQFVGLYEPIRTPFQNIIQLPQNSFLYAKKQNDHYVVKLQLTKAPIRSSQVEKEPSHNEIYGEFSKSLHKAVEHRMLSELELGVYLSGGIDSKAVAFEAAQYNLKHKPKQNIQSFTISFQHDEYSESTEALSFAKKMCLTPHIWKVSDENLSYSYKIAVYHSENVQPYTNGAGKWWLSRFAGQHVKGVLTGDGADELFCGYPSFRYASWWKFALHNRPEKNVFDKINTLPIGNNWRDTVYLKKFASNEKDPWAAGSSAEGSGEDFIDSLKLWGIPHPLFGQIRTITYALMGSEEGLKWLTEQKESIVSWFSFGLQKDEEFLIDPNNSLILWQNYFCKTHLPVQVLNWVGDRMEMANTIEGRTPYLSKEMAHIAAKLKDNLLIRGFEDKSILRRSYQKKLGQLSAMVPKKQFGAPFLFNDNSIKTYQEKIIAKANETKLFETKNALNLFEFMRAEHLKKKTAPHTLAHLNAAYQTLICFTEVDDSIIKGIIPERDFDLEEKVIRNQKII, encoded by the coding sequence ATGTGTGGTTACGCAGGAATTATTTATACTCCTTCCAGTGTTTATTCCTTAAATTCAAATTTTAAAGAAAAGTTTTATTCTAATGCGGCAAAATTAAAGCATAGAGGCAATGAACCTATGCGTAAGGTTGAACTTGAAAATATTCTGTTAACTCATTTTCGATTGTCTTTTTTAGATGTCAAATCAAATATTCAACCTATGTTAAGTAAAAATAAAAAATGGGTTATTGTATTTAATGGCGAAATTTATAATCATAATATCATTCGTAAAAAAATTACTGCGGAGCAGGGCTATCAATTTGCTACTAAAACCGATACAGAAACTTTACTTGAAGGTTTTTTAAACTACGGTCTTGAAATAAAAAAATATATTGAAGGGGAATATAGTATTGTTATTTGCAGTACAGATGCCTCAGAAATGATTGCCATGAGAGATCCTTTTGGCGTTAAGCCTCTTTTTTTAGCTCTTGAAGATGTGCCCACCAACGCATTTACGGTTGCAAAAGAATCTTATGTTTTTAAAACAAAGTCAATTCAATTTGCAAGTGAAATGAAAGGTCTTGTCATAGATAAAAAATGGGATCGAGAAGGATTTTTAAGGCAATTTGTTGGACTTTACGAACCTATTCGCACACCATTTCAAAATATTATTCAACTCCCACAAAATTCTTTTTTATATGCAAAAAAACAAAATGATCATTATGTGGTAAAGTTACAGCTTACCAAAGCCCCTATTCGATCTTCTCAAGTAGAAAAAGAGCCCAGTCATAATGAAATATACGGCGAATTTTCTAAATCACTTCACAAAGCGGTCGAACATCGCATGCTTTCCGAATTGGAATTAGGTGTTTATTTAAGTGGTGGCATAGACTCTAAAGCAGTTGCCTTTGAAGCAGCTCAATATAATTTAAAACACAAGCCTAAACAAAATATACAATCTTTCACCATCAGTTTTCAGCATGATGAATACAGTGAGTCAACAGAAGCTTTATCTTTTGCAAAAAAAATGTGTTTAACACCCCACATTTGGAAAGTGAGCGATGAAAATTTAAGTTATTCTTATAAAATTGCCGTTTATCATTCTGAAAATGTACAACCTTATACCAACGGAGCCGGCAAATGGTGGCTCAGCAGGTTTGCGGGACAGCATGTAAAAGGCGTTTTAACAGGCGACGGTGCCGATGAATTATTCTGTGGTTATCCAAGCTTTCGTTATGCAAGTTGGTGGAAATTCGCATTACACAACCGACCTGAAAAAAATGTATTCGATAAAATAAATACCTTACCTATTGGAAATAATTGGCGAGACACTGTTTACTTAAAAAAGTTTGCCAGCAATGAAAAAGATCCTTGGGCGGCAGGCTCAAGTGCAGAAGGAAGTGGAGAAGATTTCATTGACAGTTTAAAACTATGGGGAATTCCTCATCCTTTATTTGGTCAAATTAGAACGATCACTTACGCATTAATGGGTTCGGAAGAAGGATTAAAATGGCTCACCGAACAAAAAGAATCTATTGTTTCTTGGTTTTCATTTGGTCTGCAAAAAGATGAAGAATTTTTAATCGATCCTAATAATAGTTTAATTCTTTGGCAAAATTATTTTTGCAAGACCCATTTACCAGTTCAAGTTTTAAACTGGGTGGGTGATCGTATGGAAATGGCAAATACGATAGAAGGACGAACTCCTTATTTATCTAAAGAAATGGCTCATATTGCTGCAAAACTTAAGGATAATCTTTTAATTCGGGGTTTTGAAGACAAATCTATTTTAAGACGCAGTTATCAAAAAAAATTAGGGCAATTATCTGCTATGGTACCCAAAAAACAATTTGGTGCGCCATTTTTATTTAATGATAATAGCATTAAAACTTATCAAGAAAAAATTATTGCAAAAGCTAATGAAACAAAATTATTTGAAACAAAAAATGCTTTAAATTTATTTGAATTTATGCGAGCAGAGCACCTTAAGAAAAAAACAGCTCCTCATACCTTGGCACATTTAAATGCAGCATATCAGACTTTAATATGCTTTACGGAAGTAGACGATAGTATTATTAAAGGAATAATTCCTGAAAGAGATTTTGATTTAGAAGAAAAAGTCATTCGCAATCAAAAAATTATTTAA
- a CDS encoding ATP-binding protein, whose amino-acid sequence MSFKSHFINVKANLRPLISVFYPSTVKQRIFLGVIIGTIFSLVLYHFLPLFFVLPLFLLYCYFILYILVDKPTHSLMQLTRHGGFDAGIDSLPIVGNDEFSRIARAVQDMAKRMRGSILEAREQTSRLDEIFAAIGEGVVIVNHEGKILKVNNTVRRWIGWYSDVTDRDVIEVLRSVELSAIIQKMIQDIKENQSIQAQIIESLHLDGPEIRRVRVKIVVLQSEQQKPVFMIFLFDLTDIHKGEEIRREFFANVSHELKTPIAAIRGYAEIIQDLPVLLNNETAQNFLSVIVRNSENLTKLIDEMLIVTGLESGSLTLVIKPYNIQEGLRRVVENILPKAKQAEVEILSDVDPEIEEIYVDAQRFDSVLVNLVDNAVKYNRPGGIVKISVRKNETHHIIFLEDTGIGIPNHSRIRAFERFYRVDKSHNRLGGGSGLGLAIVKHVVQAHGGSISLRSEVGVGSVFTIMLPKNPSKKKIDLLTIF is encoded by the coding sequence GTGAGTTTTAAATCGCATTTTATTAATGTAAAAGCGAATTTACGACCTTTGATATCTGTGTTTTATCCAAGCACTGTAAAACAGCGTATTTTTTTGGGTGTTATTATTGGAACTATTTTTTCATTGGTACTTTATCATTTTTTACCTTTGTTTTTTGTGTTACCTTTATTTTTACTTTATTGTTATTTTATTTTATATATTCTTGTCGATAAACCTACTCATTCTCTTATGCAGCTTACGCGTCATGGTGGATTTGATGCGGGAATTGATAGCCTTCCCATTGTTGGTAATGATGAATTTTCAAGAATTGCGCGTGCTGTGCAAGACATGGCGAAAAGAATGCGTGGCAGTATTTTGGAAGCGCGCGAACAAACCTCACGATTAGATGAAATATTTGCGGCCATTGGTGAAGGCGTTGTCATTGTCAATCATGAAGGAAAAATATTAAAAGTTAATAATACGGTGCGGCGTTGGATTGGCTGGTATTCTGACGTAACCGATCGTGATGTGATTGAAGTTTTACGTAGCGTAGAACTTTCTGCAATTATCCAAAAAATGATTCAAGATATTAAAGAAAATCAATCTATTCAAGCGCAAATTATTGAGTCCTTGCATTTAGATGGTCCCGAAATTCGTCGTGTGCGCGTCAAAATCGTGGTCTTGCAATCGGAACAGCAAAAACCTGTATTTATGATTTTTCTTTTTGATTTAACAGATATTCATAAGGGAGAAGAAATCCGTCGCGAATTTTTTGCCAATGTGAGTCACGAATTAAAAACACCTATTGCCGCCATTCGAGGTTATGCCGAAATTATTCAAGATCTCCCTGTTCTTTTAAATAACGAAACAGCACAAAATTTTTTATCTGTTATTGTTAGAAACTCGGAAAATTTAACCAAATTAATTGATGAAATGCTTATCGTAACAGGATTAGAATCGGGTTCCTTAACCTTAGTTATTAAACCCTATAATATTCAAGAAGGACTACGGAGAGTTGTCGAAAATATTTTGCCCAAAGCAAAACAAGCTGAAGTCGAAATTCTTTCCGATGTGGATCCCGAAATTGAAGAAATATATGTTGACGCACAACGCTTTGATTCTGTTCTTGTTAACTTAGTTGATAATGCTGTAAAATACAATCGCCCTGGTGGTATAGTTAAAATTAGTGTTCGTAAAAATGAAACACATCATATTATATTTCTAGAAGATACCGGTATTGGAATTCCAAATCACTCTCGTATTCGCGCCTTCGAACGCTTTTATCGCGTCGATAAATCACACAATCGTTTAGGCGGTGGTTCCGGTTTAGGTCTCGCTATTGTAAAACATGTTGTCCAAGCGCATGGTGGTTCTATCTCTTTACGCAGTGAAGTAGGCGTAGGAAGTGTATTTACAATTATGTTACCTAAAAATCCAAGTAAAAAGAAAATTGACTTACTTACAATATTTTGA
- the hemL gene encoding glutamate-1-semialdehyde 2,1-aminomutase, translating to MKTIQRSYEKSESVMERSRKVFPGGVNSPVRSFRSVGGTPLVFSHGQGKNLFDIDGNKYVDFCSSWGPLILGYSHPVVIQAMQEQLHKAVTFGAPSELETRLAEKIQEWIPGIEMMRFVSSGTEATMSAVRAARAATNRNKFVKFEGCYHGHADQFLVKAGSGLATLGNTSSAGVPAGTTQDTLTGIYNSEQSIREIFAQYGNDIAAVIIEPVAANMGLVLPKPGFLEFLRKVTKENGSVLIFDEVMTGFRLSRGGSATYFNVQPDLWTFGKIVGGGVPAAAYGGKKEIMQTISPLGNAYQAGTLSGNPLAMVAGYATLCEMEKQNAFEKLENLGKYLDKIVAKLLTPYIEKAQVSFVRIGSFFCFFFGTNVPPQNFAEVSSTNMNMFNKVYHSWLQNGIYLGPSGYEVGFLSTCIEENDIQLMVEIVKQELDTVA from the coding sequence TTGAAGACCATTCAACGTAGTTATGAAAAATCTGAATCTGTTATGGAGCGAAGTCGTAAAGTCTTTCCGGGTGGCGTAAATTCACCGGTGCGTTCCTTTCGCTCTGTGGGAGGAACACCTCTTGTTTTTTCCCATGGCCAAGGAAAAAATTTATTTGATATCGATGGCAATAAATATGTTGATTTTTGTTCTTCTTGGGGGCCGCTCATTTTAGGATATTCGCATCCGGTCGTCATTCAAGCCATGCAAGAACAACTTCACAAGGCTGTTACTTTTGGCGCTCCTTCGGAATTGGAAACACGTCTTGCTGAAAAAATTCAAGAATGGATTCCTGGTATTGAAATGATGCGTTTTGTCAGCAGTGGTACTGAAGCTACTATGAGCGCTGTGCGTGCTGCCAGAGCAGCTACAAATCGTAATAAATTTGTGAAATTTGAAGGCTGTTACCATGGTCATGCCGATCAATTTCTTGTGAAAGCGGGCAGTGGTTTAGCTACTTTAGGTAACACCAGTTCTGCTGGAGTTCCAGCAGGAACAACTCAAGACACTTTGACAGGAATTTATAATAGCGAACAAAGTATTCGTGAGATTTTTGCGCAATATGGCAATGACATTGCTGCTGTTATTATTGAACCCGTAGCAGCTAATATGGGTCTTGTTTTACCAAAGCCTGGATTTTTAGAATTTTTACGTAAAGTAACAAAAGAAAATGGTTCTGTTCTCATTTTTGATGAAGTGATGACTGGTTTCCGTTTATCGCGTGGCGGTAGTGCTACCTATTTTAATGTTCAACCCGATCTTTGGACGTTTGGTAAAATTGTGGGCGGCGGTGTTCCGGCGGCAGCTTATGGTGGTAAAAAAGAAATTATGCAAACCATTTCTCCCTTAGGTAACGCTTATCAAGCGGGAACTTTATCGGGAAATCCTCTTGCGATGGTAGCAGGATATGCTACTCTTTGCGAAATGGAAAAGCAAAATGCCTTTGAAAAGCTTGAAAACTTGGGTAAATATTTAGACAAAATTGTTGCTAAATTATTAACCCCCTATATTGAAAAAGCACAGGTGAGTTTTGTGCGTATAGGGTCTTTTTTCTGCTTCTTTTTTGGAACAAATGTTCCTCCACAAAATTTTGCTGAAGTTTCTTCGACAAATATGAATATGTTTAATAAAGTTTATCATTCTTGGTTACAAAATGGTATTTATTTAGGGCCAAGTGGCTATGAAGTCGGCTTTTTAAGTACTTGTATAGAAGAAAATGATATCCAACTTATGGTTGAAATTGTGAAGCAAGAATTAGACACCGTAGCTTAA
- a CDS encoding DsrE family protein: MDQYLLISSTDHFDSGNINNFYYLALNLKLQKNNVKLFFLQNAVFSLRKNIPNFNSISNLISSDIPIYVDDFSLKERGLGKENILEGIMISHLDFIIEQLLTKTKVIWHS, translated from the coding sequence ATGGATCAATATTTATTAATTTCGTCAACAGATCATTTTGATTCAGGAAATATTAATAATTTTTATTATCTCGCGCTTAATTTAAAGTTACAAAAAAATAATGTAAAATTATTTTTTCTGCAAAATGCAGTTTTTTCTTTAAGAAAAAATATTCCTAATTTTAATTCTATTTCAAATTTAATTTCATCAGATATTCCTATTTATGTTGATGATTTTTCTTTAAAGGAACGAGGCTTAGGCAAAGAAAATATTTTAGAGGGAATTATGATATCTCATTTGGATTTTATTATTGAGCAATTATTAACTAAGACAAAGGTTATATGGCATTCTTAA